In Nicotiana tabacum cultivar K326 chromosome 17, ASM71507v2, whole genome shotgun sequence, one DNA window encodes the following:
- the LOC142171805 gene encoding uncharacterized protein LOC142171805, with translation MEYGHRPSVEQQRGLNPIMKEVMKKEGGMTVVENEKNELITTHVVTGWRVCIDYIRLNKATCKDHFPLLFIDRTATFMRSVMAIFIDMVGKVVEAFMDDFSIFGFSYDDCLKNYANVFARCEEMNLVLNWENATSWLLEKDVTFNFDEACPKAFDELKKKLVVAPIIVAPDYSLPFELMCDASDHDIGVVLGQRKDKTFYSIYYTRLLVMHS, from the exons atggAATATGGACACCGCCCTAGTGTTGAGCAACAAAGGGGATTGAATCCCATTATGAAGGAGGTCATGAAGAAGGAA GGTGGGATGACTGTTGTAGAAAACGAGAAAAATGAGCTAATTACTACTCACGTTGTGACGGGGTGGAGAGTCTGCATTGATTATATAAGGCTCAACAAAGCAACCTGcaaggaccacttcccacttctaTTCATTGACCGGACAG cCACTTTCATGAGGAGCGTGATGGCCATTTTTATTGATATGGTGGGAAAGGTTGTAGAAgccttcatggatgacttttcaatCTTTGGGTTTTCTTATGATGATTGTTTGAAAAATTATGCCAATGTGTTTGCACGATGTGAAGAAATGAATCTGGTGTTAAATTGGgaaaatgccacttcatg GCTACTCGAAAAGGATGTGACGTTCAATTTTGATGAGGCATGCCCGAAGGCGTTTGATGAACTAAAGAAGAAGTTGGTGGTTGCACCCATTATTGTAGCACCGGATTATTCCTTGCCATTTGAActtatgtgtgatgcaagtgaccatGATATTGGGGTTGTACTAGGCCAAAGAAAGGACAAGACGTTTTACTCCATATACTATACAAGACTCTTAGTGATGCACAGTTGA